AGGTTCGACCCTTATTGCACTTCGGTTGTgcccaaataataatattaactaaaagCAGGACTAAATTACATGAACACGATATATTTGGTTTCAAACATCAAGAAGGCagcacaaaaaatatatatatacggcaCACTTTTGCTCAATATTATTATGAACCTCAAACTTAACACGTATAAGCTATGCTAAAACTTGATATTATAAGTGATTCAGAATGAAATGACATCAAGTTGCAGGATGCCACAAATAGGATTGCCTTAAGTCGTTTGACAAGATTCTATCTCCATAACCTTGAGAAAGGGTGGGGACAAACTTAGGCTAAGCATTCAACAAAATTAGAGATTAAGGGCTCATAGAATCAAGTAGAGATAGTTGAGTAAAAACTACAGTAGTAATGAGCCACACTCGAATTATAACAAACTGACATACTTGTCATCAAGATATTATAATGTATCAAACTATAACACAAGTGAAGCATGCGTCATCCTTAGAGAACAACTTTGGGTGAAATTTAAAGTTCTTTCAAAAGGcagttaattttaaattataaatttagaacGGGACAATAAAATCCTTGCatagaaagggaaaaaaaaaaaacataattgaaGGTACTCACTTGAATGTACACGTCCGTATAAGAATCTTTCACCTTTCCAGAATTCCAACGGTCTTGATCTGATCCTCGTGCTTCGTCTCCTCCCTTCTGTATCGAATGTAGTACCAGCACCTAGAAAGGAAGAAAGCACAGAGTCATTGCAAAGCAACTACAAAAAAACTCCAAAGATGCAAATTGAAGTTTTGGTATTAGAGACACCTGCGAGGCTTTGTCTCCGAGAAATTTCTTTCCTCTTAAGTACACGGTGTGCACTTCGTTTTGTTTTGCCCTTCTTATTCTGTTGCTAAAGAAATGAATTGAAAATTAGAAAAGTTgggaaaaaaaagttgaattgaGAAATTTTCAAAAGGGAAGGTATACGAGTTTGAGAAAATTAAGCAGAATCagacaaaaataaattttggaaAATGGAAAGGTAATAGCATAATTTCTATATATAAGCCCAGAAAAGCAGAACATAACTATATAAAATAATCGATAAGATAAATAATTGTGGAAATTACAAACCTCATGCAACTCCTGACCACTTTCTACAGCTCTTGAAGGCCCATCCATTCCATGGTCCTCATCCATAGCAGGATTTGCTTGATCTAGGGAACAGAAATGTACACAAATGAAACTAATAAATTGGAACCATCAAAACTATATCAACGACCAAGGTAAATTAGGCTCATGATGTGCTAGGTCCAATGCAAATAAAGGTGGAAAAgtataaattaaaatgtaaataaatctAGTAATATAAgatttagaaagaaattttaaggACAATTTATTTAAAGCATAATATTAGGTAAATCCACGATATGATAGAGGGAGAGAGAGGGCGAGGAATGAGCAGAAAAGTCCTATAGCGTCAGATATGAGCATAAAATAGACTTGGTATCTGATTATAAAAGTGTGAGAACTATATAACATGTAGCAAGTTATGTGTAACTCAACAAATCAACCAGGAAATATTTTGGTGGAGAGGTTTTCCTTAGAGATAGAGAGGGTGGAGACAAATTTGTACCACTcacaaaaattttatataataagttAACTATCATCCATTCATCATAATCATGCAAGAAAAAATCTTTAGACTTTTTGAAGGATCATAAGCATCTAGCTAGGCATTTGGATAAGCTGAGAAGTAGATTGCCTCCACTTATTTGTGCACCACTAAGTACTGGTCTTTCATTATGACagcccccccccaaaaaaaaaaaaacctgggAAAAAAGGGCCAAGGGCTGAAAGGAAAAGAGACTAATAAGGGACATTTTCTTTTCAGTTTGCATAAGCCATAAAAAAATTGGAAACCAACCATTATTCTATTTTGCAACCACTAAATGAATGACAAGGAAAAAGAAGTCCTTGCAACTGAGGCATTTTAGTATCATTCATTTGCATCCCATCCCACAAGAATATCTCATGGAAACAGAGAAAATAATCATACCTGACTCTATCTGAATGGTATGTGAATTAACAATGGTTGTGCCCTCCACATTAAGTTGGACATGAGCAGAAACCACTGCTTCTGATGGTATATCTTCTACCTGTGTTTTGTCACAATACCTCAGAGTTAATTAAACATTTAGTAACAAAGGTTAGCACCAAACTGCAAATGACTAACTCTTGAAAAGTCAATATGAATACTCACCCTTCCACCAAATTCAGTTGGTTTTCTTGTTTGACTATCTGTATCAACTTCAGGCCTACTTAAACCATTATTCTCTAAGCCAGCCTGAGATCCACTTGAGACAGCACTAATACCAGAATCAAGTCTCCTATCATTATCATTAACAAATTTGTCAAAAAGACCAGCAAAATCTCCCCCATCGAGCTCAGTATTTGCATTAGCAGTCGTGGTTTGATTTGATTCTAATATTGGAGACCTTAAGAGTAGAGACACATTCCGTTCCTTTTCTGTATCAACCTGACTAGATTGTTTTTTGATACTTTCAACAGCAGATGCACTTCCCCCAGGTGATTTGTCAATATTGTCAGTTGGAAAAGGATGACTAAGAGGATCTGACTGCAACACATATTTATTCTGCAATGACATTGAAGCTAATGGATTTCTTGGAGGAGTAGGAGAAGCTAAATGATGAACAAAACTTTCAGACTGTTGCTGTGGTGATCTTCTATCAATGCTGTGTGACACACTTGGTTCTTTTTCTATACCAACCTGATCAGACTGTTTACTAGTATTTTCCATTGGAGATGCATTTCTCACAGGTGATCGGTCAATATCATCATTTGAAAACGGATCATTTAGTACATTGAATCGCGAACTTTGTTTCTTCAGCAATGATACCGAAGCCAATGAACTTGGCGGAGTTGGAGAACCTGAACAATGAACTGAACATTCAGCCAGTCGGTTTGGTGTCCTTTTACTAATCCCTTTCATCAAATCTGATATTGAATTTCTAGGCTTTGTCAAGTTTTCTTTAGAAGCCTTCAAATCAATCCTTCGTATATCTTGCAAATCAGGAAGGCATATTTTGTCCAGATCAACAGGCTTGATCTGCAACCGCTCCTTTAAAAGACTGACTGCCTCGTCCCCATCATAATTACTGGAAAGCAAATGATCCAGAAGTTGATTAATATTGTTCTCTGCTTTGGTCACTGAACCTAAGGAGTATATAACACCAATTTATCATATACGCAAAGAAGGGAAAATTTAGTAGCATTATAAAACCAAACACTACGAAAACCTAGTCATATTGCAGGTTAGTTTTAGAAGATATCAAGAAGGGGAAGCCAAGGGGGTATAAAGTAACACAATTGAGTTGACAAATCAACCTTTCTTGACTCACCAGCCAACTTCTCTTCTAGTTCAAGGACCGGGTCAGATTTTTCTTGTTGTGAACCACAAAGTGGACTACGAAGTTCCTCAACAAAGCTTTCCCCCGGGGACATAGAAGTAGAATAGCAATGTTTGTACTTAACTGATCTCCTGAAAATAAAATCACAAGGCTATGTTACATACAAATATACAAAAGATAAGAGAAGTAACAAGAAAATTGAATACAACAGAAATTCGGATACCGAAAAATTTTGATCAGACCTCGCTATTCCAGGGCGACGAGGGCGTGCAGCCATGGATTGAGCATTTTCATCCAAATTTGATGGAAAACCACCTGTTTGTTTCTGTATTTCTTTTTTGGCttctataacaacacaaacatacaTCGAAAAGCTGAGTTCATGTGAATAGCTGCAGATTAAATTTTCcaacaacaataataacaatcataaaacaAAATTGAGCAGCAAACTAACTTTGCAC
This window of the Gossypium hirsutum isolate 1008001.06 chromosome A09, Gossypium_hirsutum_v2.1, whole genome shotgun sequence genome carries:
- the LOC121206099 gene encoding centromere protein C isoform X2 — translated: MSISDAEEVMENPRERRPALGRKRARFSLKHNSSQPTVSLEPSLDIDKLNDPEEFFMAFERIEKAKKEIQKQTGGFPSNLDENAQSMAARPRRPGIARRSVKYKHCYSTSMSPGESFVEELRSPLCGSQQEKSDPVLELEEKLAGSVTKAENNINQLLDHLLSSNYDGDEAVSLLKERLQIKPVDLDKICLPDLQDIRRIDLKASKENLTKPRNSISDLMKGISKRTPNRLAECSVHCSGSPTPPSSLASVSLLKKQSSRFNVLNDPFSNDDIDRSPVRNASPMENTSKQSDQVGIEKEPSVSHSIDRRSPQQQSESFVHHLASPTPPRNPLASMSLQNKYVLQSDPLSHPFPTDNIDKSPGGSASAVESIKKQSSQVDTEKERNVSLLLRSPILESNQTTTANANTELDGGDFAGLFDKFVNDNDRRLDSGISAVSSGSQAGLENNGLSRPEVDTDSQTRKPTEFGGRVEDIPSEAVVSAHVQLNVEGTTIVNSHTIQIESDQANPAMDEDHGMDGPSRAVESGQELHENKKGKTKRSAHRVLKRKEISRRQSLAGAGTTFDTEGRRRSTRIRSRPLEFWKGERFLYGRVHSSLSTVIGIKYESPEKADGENPTLKVKSFVSDEYKDLVELAARF
- the LOC121206099 gene encoding centromere protein C isoform X1, encoding MSISDAEEVMENPRERRPALGRKRARFSLKHNSSQPTVSLEPSLDIDKLNDPEEFFMAFERIEKAKKEIQKQTGGFPSNLDENAQSMAARPRRPGIARRSVKYKHCYSTSMSPGESFVEELRSPLCGSQQEKSDPVLELEEKLAGSVTKAENNINQLLDHLLSSNYDGDEAVSLLKERLQIKPVDLDKICLPDLQDIRRIDLKASKENLTKPRNSISDLMKGISKRTPNRLAECSVHCSGSPTPPSSLASVSLLKKQSSRFNVLNDPFSNDDIDRSPVRNASPMENTSKQSDQVGIEKEPSVSHSIDRRSPQQQSESFVHHLASPTPPRNPLASMSLQNKYVLQSDPLSHPFPTDNIDKSPGGSASAVESIKKQSSQVDTEKERNVSLLLRSPILESNQTTTANANTELDGGDFAGLFDKFVNDNDRRLDSGISAVSSGSQAGLENNGLSRPEVDTDSQTRKPTEFGGRVEDIPSEAVVSAHVQLNVEGTTIVNSHTIQIESDQANPAMDEDHGMDGPSRAVESGQELHEQQNKKGKTKRSAHRVLKRKEISRRQSLAGAGTTFDTEGRRRSTRIRSRPLEFWKGERFLYGRVHSSLSTVIGIKYESPEKADGENPTLKVKSFVSDEYKDLVELAARF